The genomic interval CGTCACCCCCGGAATCCGAATGTGATCAACTGCCGAATACGGAACAATCGCCACGTCCTGGCTGATCGACACGGCAGCGATGACCGCGACTAAGCCGCCCGGTGCGGCGCTAATGCGGGGCGTGAATTTACCACGGCGGCCCACCGCGAGGGTCCCTTCGACCTGCTCGGGGACAATAAAATTTGAGGTAGCCAGATCCGCGGCGCGAATGGCGGTCAGATCAGCGAAGCGGGAATTGGTTGGCACCGCCACGACATAGTTCTCGCGCAGGACTGCCATCGCGTCGATACCCGGTGGGAAATTGATTGGCGGCCGCACAAAGGCCAAGTCCAGCGCACCGGCTTCCAACATCTCTGGCATGGCGCGCATAGAAATTTCACGTGAATTAACCTGCACCGCAGGGTAGGCCTCCCGATAGCGGCTCAGTTGCTGCTGGAACAATCCCGAGAACGCCGCCGAGGCCACG from Glaciimonas sp. PCH181 carries:
- a CDS encoding LysR family transcriptional regulator, producing MMEFRHFRCFAEVATQLHFTRAAEELGISTPAISKQIREMETLLNVRLFNRTKRSVTLTSAGQLFLVEVQLAMAQFDRAEETARRAGRGEIGRIELGYVASAAFSGLFQQQLSRYREAYPAVQVNSREISMRAMPEMLEAGALDLAFVRPPINFPPGIDAMAVLRENYVVAVPTNSRFADLTAIRAADLATSNFIVPEQVEGTLAVGRRGKFTPRISAAPGGLVAVIAAVSISQDVAIVPYSAVDHIRIPGVTYRPLAGKPIETEIALTYRRHERAPAVRAFIEQVKLLSKDVVGPAANSINSRKTQR